In Candidatus Cloacimonadota bacterium, a genomic segment contains:
- a CDS encoding ATP-grasp domain-containing protein, which produces MKYIITGKGYISELTKQIEEDVISITEEELKQSAITINKNDKVYAPTESSLDIIIKKSEDENFVHAVEKLKDKYQFRKLMSEIYPDFFYEKCKLDELEKTELEENKKYVIKPVKGFFSTAVKQINGGDNLKLIAEEIYTELNENTKYFSESILSKNELIIEQFIEGDEYAVDMYFNDKKEPVIINIYHHPFPEQNEYFNVLYYTNHQIFDKLYDRINTIFIELNKHLKIADFPIHAEFKLENDKLIPIEMNPLRYGGFGLADLTYHAFGFNPFNAFFQNFKPDWNKIWNKYKKNHFGWVLGYNGKDINTKTHTPDDDAYLKYLKETLHYVEIDHRKNPVFSLAYIKDDCEISLKRLLKTEFNDFFVPNDK; this is translated from the coding sequence ATGAAATACATAATAACTGGAAAAGGATACATATCTGAACTTACTAAACAGATAGAAGAAGATGTAATATCGATTACAGAAGAAGAGCTCAAGCAATCAGCAATAACGATTAACAAAAACGATAAAGTTTATGCTCCGACTGAAAGCTCGTTGGATATTATCATAAAAAAATCTGAGGATGAGAACTTTGTACATGCTGTTGAAAAATTAAAAGACAAATATCAATTCAGGAAACTGATGAGTGAAATTTATCCTGACTTTTTTTATGAGAAGTGTAAATTGGATGAATTAGAAAAAACTGAATTAGAAGAAAATAAAAAGTATGTTATCAAGCCGGTTAAAGGTTTCTTTAGTACGGCTGTAAAACAGATAAATGGTGGTGATAACTTAAAATTAATTGCAGAAGAAATATATACTGAATTGAATGAAAACACGAAATATTTTTCCGAAAGCATCCTATCTAAAAACGAACTGATAATTGAACAATTCATTGAAGGTGACGAGTATGCTGTTGATATGTATTTCAATGACAAAAAAGAGCCTGTAATTATAAATATTTATCATCATCCATTCCCTGAACAAAACGAATATTTTAATGTTCTCTATTATACCAATCACCAGATATTTGATAAACTATATGATCGTATTAACACAATATTCATTGAATTAAATAAGCATTTGAAAATTGCTGATTTTCCGATTCATGCTGAGTTCAAACTGGAGAATGATAAACTTATTCCAATTGAAATGAATCCATTGAGATACGGAGGTTTCGGGTTGGCAGATCTAACTTATCATGCTTTCGGTTTCAATCCATTTAATGCCTTTTTCCAGAATTTTAAGCCTGACTGGAATAAAATTTGGAATAAGTATAAAAAAAATCATTTTGGTTGGGTTCTGGGATACAATGGCAAAGACATTAACACAAAAACTCACACACCCGATGATGATGCTTATCTAAAATATTTGAAAGAAACACTTCATTACGTAGAAATTGATCATCGGAAAAATCCAGTTTTCTCTTTAGCTTATATCAAAGATGATTGTGAGATTTCTTTGAAAAGATTATTAAAAACCGAATTTAATGATTTCTTTGTACCGAATGATAAATAA